The DNA sequence GCCTCAAACCACCTGCACTTATCGACAGAAACCTCCATGAGTTACTCGATTTGTCCTGTTGGCGTCTCGACCGCAGCGGCTAATTCAAGCGGTCTTCTTTTCTGATGTCCTCATCAATGCCTTTAGCCCATGTATCCACACATTGGTGAGAAATGCGGGCTAGCTAAGACTACGTGTCCCAGCAAATGAATTGCCTAGCTGAGGGCGACACGGACGTGCTCCTGGCACGCAAATCGCCTGAATCTCTAGAAGAGCACAACAAGCCTTGACTACATTAAGAGGAAACCACAGTGGCGAATCTGAATGAACGCTTCGGAGAGATGGAGTCTTCTCACGTCCGACACGTAAGCCGGGAAGACACGCTCGTTAACTGGTCCCTGGATGATTTCTCAGACATCGTGCCCATGTCGTTGCTCCGTGACGACAGTTTGATGAAAGTCCCTGACGAATTCACCCACTGATATTTTGTGACCCGGAGAGCCCCATGACACGGACACAAGCTGTAGCGGTAGACGAAATCCGGCTCTCCCGGCTGATCGACATGAGAAACCCATCCTACAGGCGGCTATTTACTTGGGACTGGTGAGTGAAGAGGGGTACATGACCCGCCCACGGCAAACGGTTATGGGCCCATCATATGGGCGGCTAGCGCGCCATACGGTAAGCGTCGTAACCACGGAGGAAATCTAGCGTACTTATAGACTGACGGTCGATCCGATGATGTCGTAACGGGAGGTCCGTCATGACAAGCGAGTCGATCGCGAGGCAGGGGAGGCGCATACCCGGTGGCGGCAAACTACGGATTGATTATATAGTAATCCCATGAACGACATGGTGCCGGCTTTGCCGGTAACTGCCGTACTGGACGTAATGGGTTTAAAGTGCCCATTGCCGTTGCTCAAGACCAAGGTCGAGCTGAACCGGATTCAGCCGGGGCAAATCCTGCGGGTCTTGGCGACCGATCCCATGGCGGTCGTGGACCTGCAGGCGTTTTGTGTACGCAGTGGACACGAGATGCTGCGTTGGGACGAGCGCGAACGGGTGTGGGAATTCTTCATCCGTAAAGCGGCGAGCGATTCATAACGATTGCGAAAAGCTTGTTTGTTTCTTGATGAAACAAAAGACAACGAGCAAAAACTCCTTGGCCTGCGTGTAAATCCCGGGCTGCTTGCTTTCTCGCGGTCCGGCCACGTTTAACACCTCGATGCGGTTTTCCGTCATCCATCCGTAAATAATCTCGGTTCCCGGTGGGTGTTGCAGGTCAATGATTATTCTCGGCTTGCTGTTGCGGGCCGCCCATCGTGCCGTCAGCGCCGTACCACCGTCCATTACACCACGTATCAGAATGAGGGTCCCGTCCGCATCGAGCACGTTGCGTTCGGTGCGGCCTCCATAGCGCTCGGAATCAAGCTCACGTAGAGGGTAATGTGCCGGAATGCGTCCATCTTCCGCACGCCTTCCGCGCGGGCACCAGCCTCCGCAGGGGATCCCCAATTCCAGGGCGGTATCGAGGGCCGCACGGTCGACGCCTGTCTGGCCGCCCGATAGGATGCGCATGATGTCCGGTTTTTTCATGGCTCGAATGCCGTATCGCTTTTACAATGGTTCGTTTAAGGTGGTATCTTCACGTTATCATAGGCAGGCGGAATTCGTGATGGAACGGGCGCAGAGGCTTGTTCCGGGCAATGAACGGCAAAGAATCGGCGCGTTGTGTGGACGGCGAGCAGAGCGGAATCGAACCGCATCAAGGAGACACGAGCGACGCATGAGTAATATTCCCGAGGACCGTAAGTACACCTCCAGCCACGAATGGGTAAAACCACTCGATGACGGTACGATGCGGGTC is a window from the Pseudomonadota bacterium genome containing:
- a CDS encoding putative molybdenum carrier protein, whose product is MKKPDIMRILSGGQTGVDRAALDTALELGIPCGGWCPRGRRAEDGRIPAHYPLRELDSERYGGRTERNVLDADGTLILIRGVMDGGTALTARWAARNSKPRIIIDLQHPPGTEIIYGWMTENRIEVLNVAGPRESKQPGIYTQAKEFLLVVFCFIKKQTSFSQSL
- a CDS encoding sulfurtransferase TusA family protein, producing the protein MNDMVPALPVTAVLDVMGLKCPLPLLKTKVELNRIQPGQILRVLATDPMAVVDLQAFCVRSGHEMLRWDERERVWEFFIRKAASDS